A genomic window from Phoenix dactylifera cultivar Barhee BC4 unplaced genomic scaffold, palm_55x_up_171113_PBpolish2nd_filt_p 000007F, whole genome shotgun sequence includes:
- the LOC103721178 gene encoding protein HGV2-like — protein sequence MASPDQASALEPAEEGQTLAPDTVAPEAEKSLTAEEQGNGPSLKGNGDSSSGGGAGFSGPEEESSKNSLARADEFFEKGSKAIEDGDFVDAVDCLSRALEIRVAHYGELSQECASAYYKYGCALLYKAQEEADPLGNIPRNTPTNLENDKTSDNVENSGSSKDSARDAKEDIPCGKNEEAGEDGSDKDQEDGNEGSEGDGEDSAEADEDDSDLDLAWKMLDVARAIVEKRPEDSLEKVNIMAALGEVSMERDYQKALSILERLVEPDNRRIVELNFRICLVLEIGSKIEEAIPYCEKAISLCKSRGQRLKENAMKSTDSAAANGDSMSDVDKSGNCASGTSSRWSNLEEEMDFLGGIVTELEKKVAGIMQLEDLQQIKSNPSSVVSEVLKVFASKSTSGENNQPESAARSLFFSSSQMGTGVGFDSPSISTAAMNRGVTHLGVVGRGIKRATISSVSAEPSPKKPMLDSSSEKADSSPSEVFDVSRSCSSCKDDDDDAIDH from the exons ATGGCTTCCCCCGACCAAGCTTCCGCCTTGGAGCCCGCCGAGGAAGGGCAAACCCTAGCGCCGGATACCGTCGCTCCCGAGGCTGAGAAAAGCCTAACTGCGGAGGAGCAGGGGAATGGCCCGAGCCTCAAAGGCAATGGCGATTCCTCGAGCGGCGGAGGAGCTGGGTTTTCCGGCCCGGAAGAGGAGAGTTCCAAGAATTCCCTAGCCCGTGCGGATGAGTTCTTCGAGAAGGGATCGAAGGCGATAGAGGACGGGGATTTCGTTGATGCCGTGGATTGTCTGAGCCGCGCCCTCGAAATCAG GGTTGCACATTATGGAGAACTTTCTCAGGAATGTGCTAGCGCCTATTATAAATATGGATGTGCACTATTATACAAGGCTCAAGAAGAAGCTGATCCATTGGGTAATATTCCTAGGAACACTCCAACAAACCTGGAGAATGATAAAACTAGTGATAATGTGGAAAATAGCGGAAGCTCAAAGGATTCTGCTCGTGATGCTAAAGAAGACATTCCATGTGGTAAAAATGAGGAAGCTGGTGAAG ATGGTAGTGACAAGGATCAGGAAGATGGTAACGAGGGAAGTGAAGGAGATGGTGAGGATTCGGCAGAAGCAGATGAAGATGACTCTGATTTAGATCTGGCATGGAAAATGTTAGATGTTGCTAGAGCGATTGTTGAGAAGCGCCCAGAAGACTCTCTGGAGAAAGTAAATATCATGGCTGCTCTAGGAGAGGTGTCTATGGAGAGAG ACTATCAGAAAGCTTTATCCATTCTGGAACGTCTGGTTGAGCCAGATAATCGACGAATCGTTGAATT AAATTTTAGGATATGTTTGGTGTTGGAGATCGGGTCAAAGATTGAAGAGGCTATTCCCTATTGTGAAAAGGCTATCTCCTTGTGTAAATCCCGTGGACAAAGACTCAAGGAAAATGCAATGAAGTCAACAGATTCTGCAGCAGCCAATGGGGATTCTATGTCCGATGTAGATAAAAGTGGCAATTGCGCCAGTGGAACCAGTTCCAGATGGTCTAATTTGGAGGAAGAGATGGATTTTCTTGGTGGCATTGTGACTGAGCTTGAAAAGAAGGTAGCTGGAATTATGCAG CTTGAAGACCTGCAGCAAATCAAGTCAAATCCAAGCTCTGTTGTGTCTGAAGTTTTGAAAGTGTTTGCTTCCAAGTCAACGTCTGGTGAGAATAACCAGCCAGAGAGTGCTGCGAGATCTTTATTTTTTAGCTCTTCACAGATGGGTACTGGTGTTGGTTTTGATTCGCCATCTATTTCTACTGCTGCAATGAATCGTGGTGTCACACACCTGGGCGTTGTGGGGAGAGGCATAAAGCGGGCTACTATAAGCTCAGTCAGTGCAGAGCCATCTCCTAAGAAGCCTATGCTTGATTCATCGTCAGAAAAAGCTGATAGCAGCCCTTCAGAG gTTTTCGATGTTTCCAGAAGTTGTAGTAGTTGTAAAGATGATGATGACGATGCCATCGACCACTGA